In Candidatus Kerfeldbacteria bacterium, a single genomic region encodes these proteins:
- a CDS encoding diacylglycerol kinase family protein, which produces MAVLDIYKLAKSFRFAFRGFWYVVRNEQNIRLHLLASLFVIILIIYFNVALWQAIILILVMMFVLVLELINTVFEKMVDILRPRIHYYAEVIKDVMAAAVLITSIGAVIVGILIFAPYFIARW; this is translated from the coding sequence ATGGCCGTTCTCGACATCTATAAGTTAGCAAAAAGTTTTCGATTCGCCTTTCGAGGTTTCTGGTATGTGGTGCGCAATGAACAAAACATACGCCTACACTTATTGGCGAGCCTCTTTGTCATTATTTTGATTATTTATTTCAACGTTGCACTGTGGCAGGCGATCATTTTGATCTTAGTCATGATGTTTGTCTTGGTTTTAGAATTGATTAATACTGTGTTTGAAAAAATGGTTGATATCCTCCGCCCGCGGATACATTATTATGCTGAAGTAATTAAGGACGTCATGGCTGCCGCGGTATTGATCACTTCAATCGGCGCAGTTATTGTGGGAATATTGATTTTTGCCCCGTATTTTATTGCGCGTTGGTAA
- the ftsA gene encoding cell division protein FtsA produces MAREDIITGLDIGSTAIRIVVGQRNPHDNQIHILGAAEQPAEGVNKGSITSIEDAVSSISSAFEQVERMTGVPVEHVFVGINGSHITSQDSHGVIAVSKSDGEIKEEDVERVIEAAQAVATPPNYEILHVIPRSFAVDNQAGIKDPIGMTGIRLEVDAQIIQGLSAQIKNITKCIYRTGVDIDDLVLGVLASAEAVLTRKQKDLGVALLNIGGTTTSLLVFEEGEVLHSAILPVGSSHITNDIAIGLRTSIELAEKIKVEYGSALPDELNKRDEINLHELDSREEGAVSQKHIAEIIEARCEEIFSLADKELQKIDRSGLLPAGVVLTGGGAKLNGLIEVAKREFKLPAALGYPLNIASTAVDKVNDVNYSTAIGLLFWGAGLSDDSGSGKKLSMPKFSSVADATGKMKKWFKTLIP; encoded by the coding sequence ATGGCACGAGAAGACATCATTACTGGATTAGACATTGGTTCAACCGCGATTCGCATTGTGGTCGGACAGCGCAATCCACACGATAATCAGATACATATTTTAGGCGCGGCCGAACAGCCTGCCGAAGGGGTAAATAAGGGATCAATCACCAGCATTGAGGATGCGGTGTCATCCATCTCGAGCGCCTTTGAGCAGGTTGAACGCATGACCGGCGTACCCGTCGAGCATGTCTTTGTCGGCATCAATGGCAGTCACATTACTTCGCAGGACAGCCATGGCGTGATTGCGGTATCTAAATCAGATGGGGAGATCAAAGAAGAAGATGTCGAACGGGTGATTGAAGCAGCTCAGGCAGTGGCCACTCCGCCAAATTATGAAATTTTGCATGTCATACCGCGTAGCTTTGCAGTGGACAATCAGGCGGGGATTAAGGATCCCATTGGCATGACGGGCATTCGTTTAGAAGTTGACGCACAGATTATTCAGGGATTGTCTGCTCAGATAAAAAATATCACCAAATGCATTTACCGTACCGGTGTCGATATCGATGATCTTGTACTGGGCGTTTTGGCTAGTGCTGAGGCAGTCCTGACGCGTAAACAGAAAGATCTGGGTGTCGCTCTCTTGAACATCGGCGGTACGACAACCAGCTTATTGGTATTTGAAGAGGGTGAGGTGCTGCACAGCGCAATTTTACCAGTCGGCTCGAGCCACATCACCAATGACATTGCCATCGGACTTCGCACTTCGATTGAATTAGCGGAGAAGATAAAAGTTGAGTATGGATCTGCATTACCAGACGAATTGAATAAACGTGATGAAATCAATTTGCACGAACTTGATTCGCGGGAAGAGGGAGCCGTTTCACAGAAGCATATCGCTGAAATTATTGAAGCGCGATGTGAAGAAATTTTTTCGTTAGCTGATAAAGAATTGCAGAAAATTGATCGTTCGGGGTTGCTTCCTGCGGGAGTTGTTTTGACTGGCGGTGGCGCTAAACTGAACGGACTCATCGAAGTTGCTAAGCGAGAATTCAAATTGCCGGCAGCGCTCGGCTATCCGCTGAATATAGCTTCGACAGCCGTTGATAAAGTTAACGATGTTAATTACTCAACGGCGATTGGTTTGTTGTTCTGGGGAGCCGGACTATCGGATGATTCAGGAAGCGGTAAAAAATTATCAATGCCAAAATTTTCTTCTGTAGCAGACGCGACCGGGAAAATGAAAAAATGGTTTAAAACACTTATCCCGTAG
- the ftsZ gene encoding cell division protein FtsZ, with translation MEIKPDIETFAKIKVVGVGGSGGSAIDRMINAKIQGVEFIAINTDAQALHHSKAQAKIHIGKTVTRGLGAGMDPEIGRKAAEENQDEIHDVLKGADMVFITCGLGGGTGTGAAPLIADIARDLGALTVSVVTKPFAFEGAQRRQIADTGLQELTDKVDTIITIPNDRILQIIDKKTSLLEAFSTVDEILRQGVQGISDLITVPGLINVDFADVRSVMENAGSALMGIGQGTGENRAVDAAKAAIDSPLLELSIEGAKGILFTVTGGPDLGMYEVNEAARIITASADANARVIFGSVIDESMKDQIKITVIATGFGGKQRTIKKIEPIGYGDRDEAPVRPAFSSSPMKPRTVDKPMRPMPPVTPPARPMPTPPPVSSNTPSSTSGDEDLEIPAFIRKKMM, from the coding sequence ATGGAAATTAAACCTGACATCGAAACGTTCGCAAAAATAAAAGTTGTCGGCGTCGGTGGTTCAGGCGGTTCGGCTATTGATCGTATGATCAATGCCAAGATTCAAGGTGTTGAGTTTATCGCTATAAATACAGACGCCCAAGCTCTGCATCATTCAAAGGCGCAAGCTAAGATACATATTGGCAAGACGGTCACTCGTGGATTAGGAGCTGGTATGGATCCCGAAATAGGCCGAAAAGCAGCGGAGGAAAATCAGGATGAAATCCATGACGTCCTCAAAGGAGCCGATATGGTGTTTATTACCTGTGGTTTAGGCGGTGGCACTGGTACTGGCGCGGCACCCTTGATTGCCGATATTGCTCGCGATCTCGGCGCACTCACCGTATCAGTGGTAACGAAACCATTCGCTTTTGAAGGAGCGCAGCGACGGCAAATCGCCGACACTGGCCTGCAGGAATTGACCGATAAAGTTGATACGATTATTACGATTCCCAACGATCGCATTTTGCAGATTATTGATAAAAAAACGTCCCTCTTGGAAGCATTCAGCACCGTGGATGAAATATTGCGCCAGGGCGTCCAGGGTATTTCTGATTTGATTACTGTTCCCGGATTGATCAACGTTGACTTTGCTGACGTACGCTCAGTCATGGAGAATGCCGGTTCTGCTTTGATGGGTATCGGACAGGGGACGGGCGAAAATCGCGCGGTTGATGCTGCCAAGGCGGCCATTGATAGTCCGTTACTTGAACTCTCGATTGAAGGCGCCAAGGGAATTCTCTTCACCGTGACCGGCGGTCCTGACCTCGGGATGTACGAGGTGAATGAAGCAGCTCGGATTATTACTGCTTCAGCTGATGCCAATGCGCGCGTCATTTTTGGTTCAGTTATTGATGAGTCAATGAAAGATCAGATCAAGATAACGGTCATCGCGACTGGTTTCGGCGGCAAACAGCGGACCATCAAAAAAATCGAGCCAATCGGGTATGGCGATCGTGATGAAGCGCCGGTTCGCCCTGCTTTCTCTTCTTCACCCATGAAACCGCGTACGGTGGACAAGCCAATGCGCCCGATGCCTCCGGTGACCCCACCGGCCCGTCCGATGCCAACGCCGCCTCCAGTATCTTCAAATACGCCGTCCAGCACCAGCGGAGATGAGGATTTAGAAATTCCGGCTTTTATCCGGAAGAAGATGATGTAA
- a CDS encoding Hsp70 family protein, with product MDHITYGLDFGTTNSAIAYLNNGEVEIVPVGLGGAETMKSVLFFPEEKIFPIIGDEGVQTYISSGMQGRLLQSIKAILPDEAFEGTIIKGNYYEIEDLVSRIMITLKKAADAAVGQNVKSVIIGRPARFSTNPHEEMVAERRLIEAARRAGFTDIQTQLEPIAAALSYEHTLSKAEIVMVADLGGGTSDFTIMQLGPHRNKGEDRKSDILSTGGVYIGGDRFDSIIMRNHLIKYFGANLKWQSWEKWLDLPSHIVKQLCEWHRITFLKNPEDMEFIRRLATCSDDPESSLRLQALIEENLGYSLFRAIERAKCHLSEAEKAQIKFFHSRIKIKETILRSAFSDDIRDEAHQVVNCAKTVLSDAGLKPTDIHTVFMTGGTSYVPLLRQEITQIFGRDIIRNEHVFTSVVRGLALSAK from the coding sequence ATGGATCACATAACGTATGGCCTTGATTTTGGCACAACCAATTCGGCAATCGCTTATCTCAATAATGGTGAAGTTGAGATAGTACCAGTAGGGTTGGGTGGCGCTGAAACTATGAAGTCGGTCCTTTTTTTCCCCGAGGAGAAAATATTCCCCATAATCGGTGATGAGGGGGTACAGACTTACATATCGAGTGGAATGCAGGGCAGATTGCTCCAATCAATCAAAGCAATTTTGCCTGACGAAGCTTTTGAAGGGACGATCATAAAGGGAAATTATTACGAAATCGAAGATCTCGTATCTCGAATTATGATCACCTTGAAAAAAGCTGCGGATGCCGCTGTCGGCCAAAACGTGAAATCGGTAATCATCGGGCGCCCTGCTCGTTTCTCAACCAATCCCCACGAGGAAATGGTAGCCGAACGCCGATTAATTGAGGCGGCCAGACGTGCTGGTTTTACCGACATTCAGACTCAGCTCGAGCCGATTGCTGCCGCTCTAAGTTACGAACATACACTTTCCAAAGCGGAAATTGTTATGGTCGCTGATCTCGGCGGTGGCACCTCCGACTTCACTATTATGCAGCTTGGGCCGCACCGGAATAAGGGTGAGGACAGAAAGTCCGACATTCTATCAACCGGCGGGGTCTACATCGGTGGTGACCGTTTCGATTCCATCATCATGCGTAACCATCTCATCAAATATTTCGGGGCAAACCTGAAATGGCAATCATGGGAAAAATGGTTAGATCTTCCATCGCATATTGTGAAACAGCTCTGCGAATGGCACCGAATTACGTTCCTCAAAAACCCTGAGGATATGGAATTTATTCGCCGGCTGGCGACTTGTTCAGATGACCCCGAGTCATCCCTTCGTCTTCAGGCTCTGATTGAAGAAAATCTGGGCTATTCCCTTTTTCGTGCTATTGAGCGGGCAAAGTGCCATCTCTCAGAAGCAGAAAAAGCCCAAATCAAATTCTTTCATTCAAGAATCAAGATTAAGGAGACGATATTGCGTTCAGCATTTTCTGATGACATACGGGACGAGGCTCATCAGGTCGTCAATTGCGCGAAAACCGTGCTGTCTGATGCTGGGCTTAAGCCCACTGATATCCACACCGTCTTTATGACGGGAGGGACTTCCTACGTCCCGTTACTCCGTCAGGAAATCACACAGATATTCGGACGGGATATCATACGAAACGAACACGTTTTCACCAGCGTTGTTCGGGGCCTCGCACTCAGTGCGAAATAA
- a CDS encoding FkbM family methyltransferase produces the protein MIPQYLYNLLKPIVGRQASKRNALFQFLRNAFGKIFIPASNQVNGFLMNLQKSGHSFELAFEGMYEPQETNFLNTLDLEGKIVFDVGACMGYYSLLLSKKVGHAGMVYSFEPEQENFQLLEKNIRDNNLSNVTAYRAAVGNTEQPVFVKRGKTPGQHTVYSISQNFKSNEEVPMVRLDDFIKREKIDPQKIGYVKIDVEGLELDVLLGMKETVTKGARVIVQCEYAPQHLREHNCNFQSLVDFIKQYKLNVYYWDFSVDSLLYINDPSWLLIDEVVTEFTNGAHYCRNLILTSTPLSSEMAAKELLCEVSDAQVAPSNRILIEDKTDLGLKLPSSGKYFVELMRDLPIAGKIVLDIGTGYFGYLANHAKLFGAARVVAVDVNEEAIVVVKKYYQSPGVEYRHGDVYSALYPDEKFDVLFSNPPQLPRGACTKVHDVAGPDGMAVIDKILSGFSQHAQRNGTLYLLVFDFIFSAVAAACHDRGLNYKVQAYYNKKIRTGGETEKAMSLIKQLYDGYSFKKEHGSYVHKVLFLAITNT, from the coding sequence ATGATACCGCAGTATCTATACAATTTATTAAAACCAATCGTTGGTCGTCAGGCATCAAAACGCAATGCATTATTTCAGTTTCTTCGCAACGCATTTGGGAAAATATTTATCCCGGCGTCAAATCAGGTCAACGGTTTTTTGATGAACCTGCAAAAGTCCGGTCATTCATTTGAATTGGCATTTGAAGGTATGTATGAGCCTCAGGAAACCAATTTTTTGAATACCCTAGATCTTGAGGGTAAGATAGTATTTGATGTTGGCGCATGTATGGGATATTATTCTCTGTTGTTATCAAAAAAAGTTGGACACGCCGGAATGGTATACTCATTTGAACCCGAGCAAGAAAATTTTCAGCTTTTAGAAAAAAACATCAGAGACAATAACTTGTCAAATGTAACCGCTTATCGAGCAGCCGTCGGTAACACGGAGCAGCCGGTTTTTGTTAAACGAGGCAAAACGCCGGGTCAGCATACTGTATATTCAATTTCTCAAAACTTTAAAAGCAATGAGGAAGTGCCCATGGTGCGATTGGACGATTTTATTAAGAGAGAAAAGATTGATCCGCAAAAAATCGGTTATGTGAAAATAGATGTTGAGGGACTTGAATTGGATGTGCTTCTGGGCATGAAGGAGACAGTAACGAAGGGGGCTCGTGTAATAGTACAATGTGAGTATGCCCCACAACATCTGAGGGAGCATAATTGTAATTTTCAGTCGCTGGTTGATTTTATTAAGCAATACAAATTGAATGTGTACTATTGGGATTTCAGCGTTGACTCATTATTATATATTAATGATCCAAGCTGGTTATTGATCGATGAAGTGGTTACTGAATTTACAAATGGAGCACATTATTGTCGGAACTTAATATTGACGAGCACTCCACTTTCTTCAGAAATGGCAGCGAAAGAATTGCTATGTGAAGTATCTGACGCACAGGTAGCACCGTCGAACAGAATACTCATCGAAGATAAGACTGACTTAGGGTTGAAACTCCCGAGTAGTGGTAAATATTTTGTAGAATTGATGCGGGATTTGCCAATTGCCGGGAAAATCGTTTTAGATATTGGTACAGGGTATTTTGGGTATTTAGCGAACCATGCCAAGTTATTTGGAGCGGCGCGTGTTGTGGCCGTTGACGTCAATGAAGAAGCCATTGTAGTTGTTAAAAAATATTATCAATCGCCCGGCGTTGAATATCGACATGGCGATGTTTATTCTGCTCTATATCCTGATGAAAAATTTGATGTTTTATTCAGTAACCCGCCTCAATTGCCCAGAGGAGCGTGTACCAAAGTCCACGACGTCGCAGGTCCTGATGGCATGGCGGTTATTGATAAGATATTGAGCGGATTTTCTCAGCACGCACAGCGTAATGGTACGCTGTATTTGTTGGTGTTTGACTTTATTTTTTCTGCAGTGGCCGCCGCTTGCCATGACCGAGGGTTGAATTATAAGGTGCAGGCATACTATAATAAAAAAATCCGTACGGGCGGGGAGACGGAGAAAGCGATGTCTCTGATTAAACAGTTATATGACGGGTATTCTTTTAAAAAAGAGCATGGTTCATATGTCCATAAAGTATTATTTTTAGCCATCACAAACACATGA
- a CDS encoding NUDIX hydrolase: MNIIVKVAGVVFDSENKILLIKEKYREADGYKWNLIKGTFDHADETLDDCLRREIKEEVGLVAGQISLRKIFQYGTPDQIKLLFVFYVHNCTGEVSIPDSRSAVAGEDIQESAWFTQKDIMAMAPDSFIASYVSKSLSAREDGQVDIERL, from the coding sequence ATGAACATCATCGTAAAAGTCGCTGGGGTTGTTTTCGATTCAGAAAATAAAATTCTCTTGATCAAAGAGAAGTATCGAGAAGCCGACGGGTATAAATGGAATCTGATCAAGGGAACTTTCGATCACGCGGATGAGACGCTTGATGATTGTCTGCGTCGAGAAATCAAAGAGGAAGTGGGCCTGGTTGCTGGTCAAATCTCCTTGAGAAAGATTTTTCAGTATGGTACCCCTGACCAGATTAAGTTATTGTTTGTTTTTTATGTACATAATTGTACGGGCGAGGTGAGTATTCCTGATTCACGGAGCGCAGTCGCAGGGGAGGATATCCAAGAGAGCGCTTGGTTTACTCAGAAAGATATCATGGCCATGGCACCTGATTCGTTTATTGCTTCATATGTAAGTAAATCATTATCTGCTCGTGAGGATGGCCAGGTTGATATCGAACGGCTGTAG
- the nrdR gene encoding transcriptional repressor NrdR, translated as MRCPACHFDDTRVNDSRLVNEGMAIRRRRECAKCGFRFSTYEEVEILNLTVIKRDGRHEPYSKEKLERGLHKAFEKRPITHDDFKRLVNKIERDIQLAGKEEIKSSEIGEIIMRNLKRKDQVAYIRFASVYRSFKDVQSFQQELKKLLSNKIVPERKKKQRTHSSTGGH; from the coding sequence ATGCGATGTCCTGCGTGCCATTTTGATGATACCCGCGTCAATGATTCCCGCTTGGTCAATGAAGGGATGGCGATTCGTCGTCGTCGCGAATGCGCGAAATGCGGCTTTCGTTTTTCAACCTATGAGGAAGTTGAGATATTGAATCTGACGGTGATTAAACGCGACGGACGCCATGAGCCATATTCTAAAGAGAAGCTTGAGCGCGGATTGCATAAAGCATTTGAGAAGCGCCCGATCACCCATGATGATTTTAAGCGTTTGGTTAATAAGATAGAACGCGATATCCAACTGGCTGGTAAAGAGGAGATCAAAAGCAGCGAGATCGGTGAAATCATTATGCGAAATCTGAAGCGGAAGGATCAGGTGGCGTATATCCGTTTTGCCTCGGTCTATCGGTCTTTTAAGGACGTACAGTCTTTTCAGCAGGAATTGAAAAAGCTGCTGAGTAATAAAATTGTTCCTGAACGAAAAAAGAAACAGCGCACTCATTCGTCTACCGGAGGGCATTAA
- a CDS encoding DUF4430 domain-containing protein has product MKNVSHFTFSVSMMGVMAFALMVIGSFGYVVEKDIVQLNADQPRLALSQVRGRVAGIAIESIGQATFVVDNGTDEPLQVSFPVLPDMTVREILNQVGLAFDLKIETVASPAGVIVRGIGDKINGMDSRYWRYAVNDKTPIFSIDEIIVRDTDTIRFYFNREVQN; this is encoded by the coding sequence ATGAAAAATGTTTCACATTTTACGTTCAGTGTCAGCATGATGGGGGTGATGGCTTTTGCCTTGATGGTCATCGGGTCATTTGGTTATGTTGTGGAAAAAGACATCGTTCAGCTCAATGCTGATCAGCCACGCTTGGCTTTGTCGCAAGTGCGCGGGCGGGTGGCCGGTATCGCCATTGAGTCGATCGGACAAGCCACGTTTGTTGTCGACAATGGCACCGATGAGCCACTCCAGGTTTCCTTCCCCGTTCTGCCCGACATGACGGTCAGAGAAATTTTGAACCAAGTAGGCTTAGCGTTTGATTTGAAAATAGAAACGGTCGCGAGCCCTGCCGGCGTGATTGTGCGTGGCATTGGTGACAAAATCAATGGCATGGATTCACGATATTGGCGGTATGCGGTGAATGACAAGACTCCTATTTTCAGCATAGATGAAATAATCGTGCGCGATACTGATACCATTCGATTCTATTTTAATCGGGAAGTTCAAAATTAA
- a CDS encoding polysaccharide deacetylase family protein — MRPYRPYHQAHASTRDGGIFRAGKIFLMLIALVLLFFIIKGVFGSSAEPNLVDGTGQAIPPTNEVANTASTNVAVVTNTNANTNASANTNTSSNTNADAPSTAFDTTACDQVYSRGSSETKAAVLTFNVGTTKEGALPQLLTALKQANAPAAFFARGDVATENPSLIQKISEAGFPVYNLTNTHVRATDVSAEELVAELEEADTAIDELVTTGSQPYFRPPYGAADDDVVATAAEAGYCTVTWTIDAMDWSTEYTAASSQARVLDNISSGAIVLMQASNATTAEIVPPIITALRNQGYTLVDLTTILD; from the coding sequence ATGCGACCGTACCGACCGTATCACCAGGCACATGCATCCACGCGCGATGGTGGCATATTTCGGGCGGGAAAAATATTCCTCATGTTGATCGCCCTCGTTCTTTTGTTTTTTATCATCAAAGGGGTATTCGGTTCTTCGGCTGAGCCGAATTTGGTAGATGGGACTGGTCAGGCGATCCCACCGACAAATGAAGTGGCAAATACTGCGTCAACTAATGTCGCTGTTGTGACGAATACTAACGCTAATACGAACGCATCGGCGAATACCAACACTTCCAGCAATACTAATGCTGATGCGCCATCAACCGCTTTTGACACCACGGCGTGCGACCAGGTATACAGCCGAGGTTCATCCGAGACAAAAGCAGCTGTGCTGACTTTTAATGTTGGCACGACAAAAGAGGGCGCGCTACCCCAGTTGCTTACGGCACTCAAGCAGGCGAACGCACCAGCCGCTTTCTTTGCGCGCGGCGATGTTGCCACTGAAAACCCGTCCCTGATTCAGAAAATTTCCGAGGCTGGATTTCCTGTGTATAATTTAACCAATACGCATGTTCGCGCAACAGATGTTTCGGCCGAAGAATTGGTCGCGGAATTGGAGGAAGCCGATACCGCGATTGACGAGCTGGTGACTACTGGTTCTCAGCCGTATTTCCGTCCACCGTATGGTGCAGCTGACGACGACGTCGTTGCCACCGCCGCTGAGGCTGGCTATTGTACCGTGACTTGGACTATTGACGCGATGGACTGGTCGACTGAGTATACCGCCGCTTCTTCGCAGGCACGGGTACTGGACAATATATCTAGCGGAGCAATTGTTTTAATGCAAGCAAGCAACGCGACTACGGCGGAAATCGTCCCTCCCATTATCACTGCTTTGAGAAATCAAGGGTATACCCTGGTTGATTTAACTACTATCCTGGATTAA
- a CDS encoding eight-cysteine-cluster domain-containing protein, producing the protein MRQNHLIIAALALILCLVVALLVLYLQSREPRSESVVPITNSGEIVECYTDTDCIVGGCSGTVCAARSEADNLVTTCEYRNEYACFAKDNCLCIQNRCNWQGSQQFRNCVLAPETQDPCAGYEGQQLLDCQADEATQSRCRGLAGMELLDCLVGNPVNPDD; encoded by the coding sequence ATGCGGCAAAATCATTTGATTATAGCGGCGCTGGCACTCATTTTGTGTTTAGTAGTTGCGCTACTCGTATTGTATCTTCAGTCTCGCGAACCCCGTTCGGAAAGCGTTGTGCCGATCACTAATTCCGGAGAAATTGTCGAGTGCTACACCGACACCGATTGCATCGTGGGCGGTTGTTCTGGGACGGTGTGTGCCGCTCGCTCTGAAGCGGACAATCTGGTCACCACGTGTGAATATCGCAACGAGTATGCGTGTTTTGCCAAGGATAACTGCCTGTGCATCCAGAATCGGTGCAACTGGCAGGGGAGCCAACAATTTCGCAATTGCGTCCTAGCTCCTGAAACGCAGGATCCGTGTGCGGGGTATGAGGGCCAGCAACTACTTGATTGTCAGGCCGATGAGGCCACACAGAGTCGCTGCCGTGGGTTGGCCGGGATGGAGCTCCTCGACTGTCTGGTAGGAAATCCAGTGAACCCCGACGACTAA
- a CDS encoding trypsin-like peptidase domain-containing protein: MDIQSIPQTSAPKGPSRGLSQNITMTIGMFRTLLVVVIIFCIIIGGASAMFFSGWMRADSNVAGWIDQHIFNNKTGDTNLSLQKTLQVTTEESATIDVVKAASPAVVSIIISQDLSKLYSQSELFPFEDFFGFGTNIQPPPPEGKQTIGAGTGFIIEADGLIVTNKHVVSDESAEYTVVLQDGTQHTATVLDTDPLNDLAVLDIEATDLPTLQLGDSDSLQIGQFVIAIGNTLGEYSNTVTRGVVSGLSRTVTAGDGNGSSETLEDIIQTDAAINQGNSGGPLLNLNGEVIGVNTAVSREGQLVGFAIPINQAKLVIDSVREFGRIVRPYLGVRYIPITKEIAERNSLAVDYGALIVRGERAADLAIVPGSPADKAGLLENDIILELEGQRIDEDHSLVQALQSHASGDTVTLKVYSKGAEKTVTATLEELPD, translated from the coding sequence ATGGATATACAATCTATACCTCAAACCTCAGCGCCGAAAGGACCATCACGTGGATTGTCACAAAACATTACCATGACGATTGGCATGTTTCGCACTTTGCTCGTGGTTGTAATTATTTTTTGTATTATTATTGGTGGAGCATCAGCTATGTTTTTTTCCGGATGGATGCGGGCTGATTCGAATGTGGCAGGGTGGATTGATCAGCACATTTTCAACAACAAGACAGGTGACACCAACCTTTCTTTACAAAAGACATTGCAGGTGACGACGGAAGAGTCAGCGACGATAGACGTGGTCAAGGCAGCGTCGCCGGCGGTGGTCAGTATTATTATTTCCCAGGATTTAAGTAAACTCTACAGTCAATCAGAACTATTTCCATTTGAAGACTTTTTTGGGTTTGGCACGAATATCCAGCCACCCCCGCCGGAAGGAAAACAAACGATCGGTGCAGGGACTGGGTTTATCATAGAAGCTGACGGCTTAATCGTTACTAATAAGCATGTGGTATCTGATGAAAGTGCCGAATATACGGTAGTGCTTCAAGATGGCACCCAGCATACTGCCACGGTGCTTGATACTGATCCATTGAATGATTTAGCCGTACTCGACATTGAGGCGACTGATTTACCGACACTTCAATTGGGCGACTCAGACAGTCTACAGATTGGCCAATTTGTCATTGCCATTGGCAATACCTTAGGTGAATACAGCAATACGGTTACTCGTGGCGTGGTTTCGGGCTTATCTCGTACCGTTACCGCGGGTGATGGCAATGGATCATCAGAAACGCTTGAAGATATTATTCAGACGGATGCCGCCATCAACCAAGGGAATTCTGGTGGGCCGCTCCTGAACCTGAACGGGGAAGTGATTGGCGTTAATACGGCAGTTAGCCGAGAGGGGCAATTAGTTGGATTTGCCATACCCATCAATCAAGCGAAATTGGTGATTGACAGCGTCCGTGAATTTGGGAGGATCGTACGTCCGTACCTCGGCGTGCGTTATATCCCGATTACCAAAGAAATCGCCGAACGTAATTCATTAGCCGTTGATTATGGCGCATTGATCGTCAGGGGTGAACGAGCCGCTGATCTAGCGATCGTTCCCGGCAGCCCAGCGGATAAAGCGGGGCTGCTCGAAAATGATATAATTTTAGAATTAGAGGGACAGCGCATTGATGAGGACCACAGCTTGGTGCAGGCATTGCAATCACATGCGTCAGGTGATACGGTTACCCTGAAAGTATATAGTAAAGGCGCTGAGAAAACAGTTACGGCGACACTTGAAGAATTACCTGATTAA